The proteins below are encoded in one region of Streptomyces marianii:
- a CDS encoding 3-oxoacyl-ACP synthase III family protein has protein sequence MITTGTARSGRPSSGTAILGTGSCLPSHVVNNTEVGAGAGVTDSWIRGKTGIRNRRRAKPDEATSDLAVVAGRAALEAAGVRASELALVIVATSTPDYPQPPTACVVADGLGATAGTAAFDVNAVCSGFLFALNTAEQMLKGADSRYALVIGADIYSRILNPEDRRTAVLFGDGAGAVVIGPARQGRGLVAGRLASFAADRDLIEVAGGGSRFPATAETLAAGLQYFTMNGRGVRDFVNTNVVPAISAFVTDAGHRVEDLAHFVPHQANGRMLDDMSAALGVPDGRTRVSYEEFGNTGAASVPVTLDLAARSGELADGDLVLLAAFGGGMAMGLSLLTWQGPQHGRAH, from the coding sequence ATGATCACTACGGGCACTGCACGGTCCGGCCGGCCGTCTTCCGGCACAGCGATCCTGGGCACAGGATCCTGCCTTCCGTCCCACGTCGTGAACAACACGGAGGTGGGGGCCGGGGCCGGTGTCACCGACTCCTGGATCCGCGGCAAGACGGGCATCCGCAACCGCCGCCGGGCCAAGCCCGACGAGGCCACCTCCGACCTGGCCGTGGTGGCCGGCCGGGCGGCGCTCGAGGCAGCCGGGGTCCGGGCCTCCGAGCTCGCACTCGTCATCGTGGCGACTTCGACTCCGGACTACCCGCAGCCGCCCACCGCCTGTGTGGTCGCCGACGGGCTAGGCGCGACCGCCGGCACCGCCGCGTTCGACGTCAACGCCGTCTGCAGCGGTTTCCTCTTCGCCCTCAACACCGCCGAGCAGATGCTCAAGGGTGCCGATTCCCGGTACGCGCTGGTCATCGGAGCGGACATCTACTCACGCATCCTCAACCCCGAGGACCGGCGCACCGCCGTCCTCTTCGGCGACGGCGCCGGCGCCGTGGTCATCGGCCCCGCACGTCAGGGACGCGGCCTCGTCGCCGGGCGGCTGGCCAGCTTCGCGGCCGACCGTGATCTGATCGAGGTGGCCGGCGGCGGCAGCCGGTTCCCGGCCACCGCGGAGACCCTCGCCGCGGGGCTTCAGTACTTCACCATGAACGGCCGCGGCGTCCGCGACTTCGTGAACACCAACGTCGTCCCGGCCATCTCCGCGTTCGTCACGGACGCCGGCCACCGCGTCGAGGACCTGGCCCACTTCGTGCCGCACCAGGCCAACGGGCGGATGCTCGACGACATGTCGGCCGCACTCGGCGTCCCGGACGGACGGACGCGCGTCAGCTACGAGGAGTTCGGCAACACCGGAGCGGCTTCGGTGCCCGTCACCCTCGACCTGGCCGCGCGCTCCGGTGAGCTCGCCGACGGCGACCTCGTCCTGCTCGCCGCGTTCGGCGGCGGGATGGCGATGGGCCTGTCACTGCTCACATGGCAGGGCCCGCAGCACGGCCGGGCCCACTGA